From a single Hippopotamus amphibius kiboko isolate mHipAmp2 chromosome X, mHipAmp2.hap2, whole genome shotgun sequence genomic region:
- the LOC130841383 gene encoding bublin coiled-coil protein-like gives MSGASRHLGMPVGTEGENDSFREAEYAAIHSMLDQINSCTDHVEEKNDHLHPSLQELLESNRLLRPEFQQQLMEAPAMPAPKLWKPLAGSQPCLPELGSILSTHHLA, from the coding sequence ATGTCGGGCGCCAGCAGGCACCTGGGCATGCCGGTGGGGACGGAAGGGGAGAACGACAGCTTCCGGGAAGCAGAATATGCTGCCATCCACTCTATGTTGGATCAGATCAACTCCTGTACAGACCATGTAGAGGAGAAGAATGaccacctccacccctccctccaggagCTGCTTGAATCCAACCGGCTGTTACGCCCTGAGTTCCAGCAGCAGCTCATGGAGGCACCAGCAATGCCAGCCCCTAAGCTTTGGAAACCCCTAGCTGGGtctcagccctgcctccctgAGCTAGGCTCTATCCTGAGCACTCACCACCTGGCTTAG